From the genome of Gopherus evgoodei ecotype Sinaloan lineage chromosome 5, rGopEvg1_v1.p, whole genome shotgun sequence, one region includes:
- the PCED1A gene encoding PC-esterase domain-containing protein 1A isoform X1, with the protein MWSFLAEELPPAGAMVTFFTQEVQQLLHNKFVVIVGDSVQRSVYKDLVLLLQKDALLSQSQLKAKGELSFENDCLVEGGMKGEMTNGTNYKEVRQYRTAHHLVRFYFVTRIYSDYMESILADFQAGPQPDVVIINSCLWDVSRYGSKSMKQYRVNLEKAFNRLDRVLPHTCLLVWNMTMPVGHKIIGGFLIPELQHQGKKLPHKVIEGNFYGAVLASSHHFDVLDLHYYFRFEAHQRSGDGVHWNRAVHRRVTHLLLAHVADAWGVEIPEKRPQHGCFQANALEWGSQPTPCPAPHAAPPYPWGSEWDNSRLSWTPQPSACPPPPPPWPAFDFCCPSKDPVFQEDSPFLPSHAGPGTPLSGYISFDNCPGYSAEGPGSSFQAFWDAPHALPALGPFPGFSGNPAPSLPPYPHSPTRRGRGGHSHGFIMRRQPVRWRSGPPYNRPHYSCY; encoded by the exons ATGTG GTCTTTTCTTGCTGAGGAGCTGCCGCCTGCAGGAGCCATGGTCACTTTCTTCACGCAGGAAGTCCAGCAACTGCTGCACAACAAGTTTGTGGTGATCGTGGGGGATTCTG TCCAGCGATCGGTTTACAAGGACCTGGTGCTGCTTTTGCAGAAGGATGCTCTCCTCAGCCAGTCCCAGCTGAAAGCCAAG GGGGAGCTGAGCTTCGAGAACGACTGCCTGGTGGAAGGCGGCATGAAGGGCGAGATGACCAATGGCACCAACTACAAGGAGGTGCGGCAGTACCGCACGGCCCACCACCTGGTGCGCTTCTACTTCGTCACTCGCATCTACTCCGACTACATGGAGAGCATCCTGGCTGACTTCCAGGCTGGGCCCCAGCCCGACGTCGTCATCATCAACTCCTGCTTATGGGACGTGAGCAG GTACGGCTCCAAGTCCATGAAGCAGTACCGGGTGAATCTGGAGAAGGCCTTCAACCGGCTGGACAGGGTGCTGCCCCATACTTGCCTCCTGGTGTGGAACATGACGATGCCCGTGGGCCACAAAATCATTGGGGGCTTCCTCATCCCAGAG ctgcagcaCCAAGGCAAGAAGCTGCCCCACAAAGTGATCGAGGGCAACTTCTACGGGGccgtcctggccagcagccaccacttcgACGTGCTGGACCTGCACTACTATTTCCGCTTCGAGGCGCATCAGCGCAGCGGGGACGGCGTCCACTGGAACCGGGCCGTCCACCGCCGGGTCacccacctgctgctggcccatgTGGCCGACGCCTGGGGCGTCGAGATCCCGGAGAAGAGACCCCAGCACG GTTGCTTTCAGGCAAACGCTCTGGAGTGGGGCTCGCAGCCCACCCCCTGCCCGGCGCCCCACGCTGCTCCACCCTACCCCTGGG GGTCCGAGTGGGACAACAGCCGCCTGTCCTGGACGCCCCAGCCCAGCGCCTGCCCGCCACCCCCTCCACCCTGGCCCGCCTTCGACTTCTGCTGCCCCTCCAAGGATCCTGTTTTCCAGGAagactcccccttcctccccagccacGCAGGGCCTGGCACGCCCCTCTCCGGATACATCAGCTTTGACAACTGCCCCGGCTACAGTGCGGAGG GTCCTGGCAGCAGCTTTCAAGCTTTCTGGGACGCGCCGCACGCTCTGCCGGCCCTGGGACCCTTCCCCGGCTTCTCGGGAAACCCAGCGCCCAGCCTCCCTCCGTACCCCCACAGCCCAACCAGGAGAGGCCGCGGTGGGCACTCCCACGGCTTCATCATGAGGCGACAGCCGGTGAGGTGGAGGTCTGGGCCCCCCTACAACAGGCCCCACTACAGCTGCTACTGa
- the PCED1A gene encoding PC-esterase domain-containing protein 1A isoform X2, producing the protein MVTFFTQEVQQLLHNKFVVIVGDSVQRSVYKDLVLLLQKDALLSQSQLKAKGELSFENDCLVEGGMKGEMTNGTNYKEVRQYRTAHHLVRFYFVTRIYSDYMESILADFQAGPQPDVVIINSCLWDVSRYGSKSMKQYRVNLEKAFNRLDRVLPHTCLLVWNMTMPVGHKIIGGFLIPELQHQGKKLPHKVIEGNFYGAVLASSHHFDVLDLHYYFRFEAHQRSGDGVHWNRAVHRRVTHLLLAHVADAWGVEIPEKRPQHGCFQANALEWGSQPTPCPAPHAAPPYPWGSEWDNSRLSWTPQPSACPPPPPPWPAFDFCCPSKDPVFQEDSPFLPSHAGPGTPLSGYISFDNCPGYSAEGPGSSFQAFWDAPHALPALGPFPGFSGNPAPSLPPYPHSPTRRGRGGHSHGFIMRRQPVRWRSGPPYNRPHYSCY; encoded by the exons ATGGTCACTTTCTTCACGCAGGAAGTCCAGCAACTGCTGCACAACAAGTTTGTGGTGATCGTGGGGGATTCTG TCCAGCGATCGGTTTACAAGGACCTGGTGCTGCTTTTGCAGAAGGATGCTCTCCTCAGCCAGTCCCAGCTGAAAGCCAAG GGGGAGCTGAGCTTCGAGAACGACTGCCTGGTGGAAGGCGGCATGAAGGGCGAGATGACCAATGGCACCAACTACAAGGAGGTGCGGCAGTACCGCACGGCCCACCACCTGGTGCGCTTCTACTTCGTCACTCGCATCTACTCCGACTACATGGAGAGCATCCTGGCTGACTTCCAGGCTGGGCCCCAGCCCGACGTCGTCATCATCAACTCCTGCTTATGGGACGTGAGCAG GTACGGCTCCAAGTCCATGAAGCAGTACCGGGTGAATCTGGAGAAGGCCTTCAACCGGCTGGACAGGGTGCTGCCCCATACTTGCCTCCTGGTGTGGAACATGACGATGCCCGTGGGCCACAAAATCATTGGGGGCTTCCTCATCCCAGAG ctgcagcaCCAAGGCAAGAAGCTGCCCCACAAAGTGATCGAGGGCAACTTCTACGGGGccgtcctggccagcagccaccacttcgACGTGCTGGACCTGCACTACTATTTCCGCTTCGAGGCGCATCAGCGCAGCGGGGACGGCGTCCACTGGAACCGGGCCGTCCACCGCCGGGTCacccacctgctgctggcccatgTGGCCGACGCCTGGGGCGTCGAGATCCCGGAGAAGAGACCCCAGCACG GTTGCTTTCAGGCAAACGCTCTGGAGTGGGGCTCGCAGCCCACCCCCTGCCCGGCGCCCCACGCTGCTCCACCCTACCCCTGGG GGTCCGAGTGGGACAACAGCCGCCTGTCCTGGACGCCCCAGCCCAGCGCCTGCCCGCCACCCCCTCCACCCTGGCCCGCCTTCGACTTCTGCTGCCCCTCCAAGGATCCTGTTTTCCAGGAagactcccccttcctccccagccacGCAGGGCCTGGCACGCCCCTCTCCGGATACATCAGCTTTGACAACTGCCCCGGCTACAGTGCGGAGG GTCCTGGCAGCAGCTTTCAAGCTTTCTGGGACGCGCCGCACGCTCTGCCGGCCCTGGGACCCTTCCCCGGCTTCTCGGGAAACCCAGCGCCCAGCCTCCCTCCGTACCCCCACAGCCCAACCAGGAGAGGCCGCGGTGGGCACTCCCACGGCTTCATCATGAGGCGACAGCCGGTGAGGTGGAGGTCTGGGCCCCCCTACAACAGGCCCCACTACAGCTGCTACTGa